In Balaenoptera musculus isolate JJ_BM4_2016_0621 chromosome 19, mBalMus1.pri.v3, whole genome shotgun sequence, one genomic interval encodes:
- the LOC118885388 gene encoding LOW QUALITY PROTEIN: ATPase family AAA domain-containing protein 1-like (The sequence of the model RefSeq protein was modified relative to this genomic sequence to represent the inferred CDS: inserted 1 base in 1 codon), whose product MEHAEAFSRPLSRNNVGLIFCLMIFDAITYFTIEWIMDAIDPIRKQKLXKQAEKLMKPIGVKNEKLSEYEMGIAAHQLDRLNTYVTWSDIRSLNDVITDLKDTVILPTKKKHLFENSKLLQPPKGVFLYAPPCCGRTLITKATAKKAGCCFLNLQPSTLTGKWYGESQKLAAAVFSLAMKPQSSIIFIDEIDSFLRKRSSSDHEATAMMKTQLMSLWDGLGTDHRCQVIVMRATNHPQDFDSDMIGRMPMRFHVNQPVLRQTSMWELATGDASKKILL is encoded by the exons ATGGAACATGCTGAAGCCTTTTCTCGTCCCCTGAGTCGGAATAATGTtggtttaattttctgtttgatgATATTTGATGCAATAACATACTTTACAATCGAATGGATAATGGATGCAATTGATCCAATCAGAAAGCAAAAGC TGAAACAGGCAGAAAAATTAATGAAGCCAATTGGCGTGAAAAATGAGAAGCTTTCAGAGTATGAAATGGGTATTGCTGCTCATCAGCTAGACCGTCTGAACACGTATGTTACTTGGAGTGATATACGAAGTTTAAATGATGTCATTACGGATCTGAAAGATACAGTCATCTTACCTAccaaaaagaaacatttgtttgaaaattccaagcttctgcAGCCTCCAAAAGGTGTTTTTCTCTATGCGCCTCCATGCTGTGGTAGAACATTGATTACCAAGGCTACAGCCAAAAAAGCAGGTTGTTGTTTTCTTAACCTTCAGCCTTCAACACTGACTGGTAAGTGGTATGGAGAATCTCAGAAACTAGCTGCTGCTGTTTTCTCCCTTGCCATGAAGCCACAGTCTTCCATCATCTTTATAGATGAAATTGACTCCTTTCTACGAAAACGTTCAAGTTCTGACCATGAAGCTACAGCCATGATGAAAACTCAGTTGATGAGTCTTTGGGATGGATTGGGTACTGATCACAGGTGCCAGGTCATAGTGATGAGAGCTACGAATCATCCTCAGGATTTTGACTCAGATATGATTGGAAGAATGCCTATGAGATTTCATGTCAACCAGCCTGTTCTAAGACAAACCTCAATGTGGGAGTTGGCTACTGGGGATgcatccaaaaagatattgctgtga